The following are encoded together in the Bactrocera neohumeralis isolate Rockhampton chromosome 6, APGP_CSIRO_Bneo_wtdbg2-racon-allhic-juicebox.fasta_v2, whole genome shotgun sequence genome:
- the LOC126763054 gene encoding uncharacterized protein LOC126763054 isoform X2 — protein sequence MPTRRSGGATVRRKHSIGNLRRAHPASGATWNVQVVRGKMSSKCLWHACRALVLGLTLMLLGAGMATIGYYADHLSTNSELRGNATVRVKNDLKGFHLNNLSYVGPIVMGFGGFIVVASCVMTFEARDSAAKVVPARFRAGASGSKTTVRSNQSSATSQRRAVGIQLQSSRWDQQFGVFRTSPAEPPPQTTPQPFDRDALTAELVKFSKSLSSGRQVKSRGPRISNSLVQRNTRENGGPCALLQPPGTNKLYWHAASFDDGLRGDKHLSRATVADMSRRSDTAKRHVLARQKPIEHEEDKSSPLGNRRSSTMSDSSYSGRWTARCASMASRASSIDSRRIQVDLHSPEVLPKSILRSPKRYSSGPSATPSVEKEFRSQLSVCSEPPAPIHQLSGQSSLEPCFPEELIDNTEEKPCTNINGVALSPDALNVAIQTISMTTPNHVEELPPPQPPKKLNSILKKPRPDTLCLATNTKSAVVSEINKSLCRSNSSRTFYRPKPQLPNELDDSIFYIRSSSERQSIDSNELYDSVQVINERRTTLLRAESEAALYNVKKASSFSLLAEIPERAQNNSVDVEENTPSEPAKDPQPKNETTVEIESESTRPPTSEIT from the exons ATGCCTACGCGACGGTCGGGCGGCGCCACTGTGCGACGCAAGCACTCAATTGGAAATTTGCGTCGCGCTCATCCCGCCTCGGGTGCCACATGGAATGTGCAAGTGGTACGTGGTAAAATGTCATCTAAGTGCCTTTGGCATGCTTGTCGCGCACTTGTGCTGGGTCTGACGCTGATGCTGCTCGGCGCCGGTATGGCTACGATAG GTTATTATGCGGACCACCTTTCTACGAACTCTGAGCTGCGTGGTAATGCGACAGTGAGAGTCAAGAATGACTTGAAGGGCTTCCATCTCAACAACCTCTCTTACGTCGGACCGATTGTAATGGGTTTCGGAGGTTTCATTGTCGTTGCTTCGTGCGTTATGACATTTGAGGCGCGTGACTCGGCGGCAAAAGTGGTGCCAGCGCGTTTTCGTGCCGGTGCCAGTGGCAGCAAGACAACGGTGCGTAGTAATCAGAGCAGCGCAACTTCACAGCGACGCGCCGTTG GCATACAATTGCAGTCCTCGCGCTGGGATCAACAGTTTGGTGTGTTTCGCACATCCCCAGCTGAGCCGCCACCGCAGACCACACCGCAGCCCTTCGATCGTGACGCGCTTACCGCGGAGCtagtcaaattttcaaaatcgctCAG CAGTGGACGACAAGTGAAGTCGCGCGGACCACGAATCAGCAATAGTTTGGTGCAACGCAACACTCGCGAAAATGGTGGCCCTTGCGCGTTGCTCCAGCCACCAGGCACAAACAAGCTCTACTGGCATGCGGCCTCTTTCGACGACGGCCTTCGTGGGGATAAGCATCTTTCAAGAGCCACGGTGGCTGACATGTCTCGCCGCTCTGATACGGCCAAACGTCATGTGTTGGCACGGCAGAAGCCGATTGAGCATGAAGAGGACAAAAGCAGCCCTCTGGGCAATCGCAG AAGTTCTACTATGTCAGACTCATCGTACAGTGGCCGCTGGACGGCACGTTGCGCTTCCATGGCAAGTCGCGCATCAAGTATCGATTCACGACGTATTCAAGTAGATCTGCATAGCCCCGAGGTATTGCCGAAATCCATACTGCGTTCACCGAAGCGCTACAGCTCTGGACCATCTGCCACTCCGTCGGTTGAAAAAGAGTTCAG AAGCCAGCTAAGTGTCTGCTCAGAACCACCCGCTCCCATACACCAGCTTTCTGGTCAATCGAGCTTAGAACCTTGTTTCCCCGAAGAACTCATAGATAACACGGAAGAAAAACCATGTACCAACATTAATGGGGTCGCATTGTCACCAGATGCACTAAACGTGGCCATACAAACCATATCCATGACAACCCCAAACCATGTAGAAGAACTACCACCACCACAGCCACCCAAGAAATTAAATAGCATTCTAAAGAAACCACGCCCCGACACACTTTGCCTCGCAACCAATACAAAATCCGCCGTAGTAAGTGAGATCAATAAATCTCTTTGCCGCAGCAACTCCTCGCGCACTTTCTATAGACCCAAACCACAACTGCCCAACGAACTGGACGACAGCATCTTCTACATACGTTCCTCTAGCGAACGACAAAGCATCGATAGTAACGAGCTCTACGATTCAGTGCAAGTTATAAATGAAAGACGAACAACGCTGCTGAGAGCGGAGAGTGAAGCTGCGCTCTATAATGTGAAAAAAGCGAGCAGTTTCTCACTGCTAGCCGAGATACCAGAACGTGCACAAAACAACTCGGTAGATGTGGAAGAGAATACGCCCAGCGAGCCGGCAAAGGATCCGCAGCCGAAAAATGAGACCACCGTGGAAATCGAAAGTGAATCAACACGACCACCGACAAGTGAGATCACGTAA
- the LOC126763054 gene encoding uncharacterized protein LOC126763054 isoform X1, which yields MPTRRSGGATVRRKHSIGNLRRAHPASGATWNVQVVRGKMSSKCLWHACRALVLGLTLMLLGAGMATIGYYADHLSTNSELRGNATVRVKNDLKGFHLNNLSYVGPIVMGFGGFIVVASCVMTFEARDSAAKVVPARFRAGASGSKTTVRSNQSSATSQRRAVGIQLQSSRWDQQFGVFRTSPAEPPPQTTPQPFDRDALTAELVKFSKSLSASARFSPQLRRLTHTGSVPNLSTHVPHPIAYSTNLSHLLSPNHKPLLLLEQKRHHRHHHRHHHHHRQTPTSSSGRQVKSRGPRISNSLVQRNTRENGGPCALLQPPGTNKLYWHAASFDDGLRGDKHLSRATVADMSRRSDTAKRHVLARQKPIEHEEDKSSPLGNRRSSTMSDSSYSGRWTARCASMASRASSIDSRRIQVDLHSPEVLPKSILRSPKRYSSGPSATPSVEKEFRSQLSVCSEPPAPIHQLSGQSSLEPCFPEELIDNTEEKPCTNINGVALSPDALNVAIQTISMTTPNHVEELPPPQPPKKLNSILKKPRPDTLCLATNTKSAVVSEINKSLCRSNSSRTFYRPKPQLPNELDDSIFYIRSSSERQSIDSNELYDSVQVINERRTTLLRAESEAALYNVKKASSFSLLAEIPERAQNNSVDVEENTPSEPAKDPQPKNETTVEIESESTRPPTSEIT from the exons ATGCCTACGCGACGGTCGGGCGGCGCCACTGTGCGACGCAAGCACTCAATTGGAAATTTGCGTCGCGCTCATCCCGCCTCGGGTGCCACATGGAATGTGCAAGTGGTACGTGGTAAAATGTCATCTAAGTGCCTTTGGCATGCTTGTCGCGCACTTGTGCTGGGTCTGACGCTGATGCTGCTCGGCGCCGGTATGGCTACGATAG GTTATTATGCGGACCACCTTTCTACGAACTCTGAGCTGCGTGGTAATGCGACAGTGAGAGTCAAGAATGACTTGAAGGGCTTCCATCTCAACAACCTCTCTTACGTCGGACCGATTGTAATGGGTTTCGGAGGTTTCATTGTCGTTGCTTCGTGCGTTATGACATTTGAGGCGCGTGACTCGGCGGCAAAAGTGGTGCCAGCGCGTTTTCGTGCCGGTGCCAGTGGCAGCAAGACAACGGTGCGTAGTAATCAGAGCAGCGCAACTTCACAGCGACGCGCCGTTG GCATACAATTGCAGTCCTCGCGCTGGGATCAACAGTTTGGTGTGTTTCGCACATCCCCAGCTGAGCCGCCACCGCAGACCACACCGCAGCCCTTCGATCGTGACGCGCTTACCGCGGAGCtagtcaaattttcaaaatcgctCAG CGCATCCGCTCGCTTTTCTCCACAACTACGACGCCTCACCCACACTGGTTCTGTGCCAAATCTCTCCACACATGTCCCCCACCCCATCGCTTACTCCACTAACCTCTCACATTTGCTTTCGCCGAATCACAAAccacttttgttgttggaacAAAAACGTCACCATCGCCACCATCATcggcaccaccaccaccatcgcCAAACACCTACGAGCAGCAGTGGACGACAAGTGAAGTCGCGCGGACCACGAATCAGCAATAGTTTGGTGCAACGCAACACTCGCGAAAATGGTGGCCCTTGCGCGTTGCTCCAGCCACCAGGCACAAACAAGCTCTACTGGCATGCGGCCTCTTTCGACGACGGCCTTCGTGGGGATAAGCATCTTTCAAGAGCCACGGTGGCTGACATGTCTCGCCGCTCTGATACGGCCAAACGTCATGTGTTGGCACGGCAGAAGCCGATTGAGCATGAAGAGGACAAAAGCAGCCCTCTGGGCAATCGCAG AAGTTCTACTATGTCAGACTCATCGTACAGTGGCCGCTGGACGGCACGTTGCGCTTCCATGGCAAGTCGCGCATCAAGTATCGATTCACGACGTATTCAAGTAGATCTGCATAGCCCCGAGGTATTGCCGAAATCCATACTGCGTTCACCGAAGCGCTACAGCTCTGGACCATCTGCCACTCCGTCGGTTGAAAAAGAGTTCAG AAGCCAGCTAAGTGTCTGCTCAGAACCACCCGCTCCCATACACCAGCTTTCTGGTCAATCGAGCTTAGAACCTTGTTTCCCCGAAGAACTCATAGATAACACGGAAGAAAAACCATGTACCAACATTAATGGGGTCGCATTGTCACCAGATGCACTAAACGTGGCCATACAAACCATATCCATGACAACCCCAAACCATGTAGAAGAACTACCACCACCACAGCCACCCAAGAAATTAAATAGCATTCTAAAGAAACCACGCCCCGACACACTTTGCCTCGCAACCAATACAAAATCCGCCGTAGTAAGTGAGATCAATAAATCTCTTTGCCGCAGCAACTCCTCGCGCACTTTCTATAGACCCAAACCACAACTGCCCAACGAACTGGACGACAGCATCTTCTACATACGTTCCTCTAGCGAACGACAAAGCATCGATAGTAACGAGCTCTACGATTCAGTGCAAGTTATAAATGAAAGACGAACAACGCTGCTGAGAGCGGAGAGTGAAGCTGCGCTCTATAATGTGAAAAAAGCGAGCAGTTTCTCACTGCTAGCCGAGATACCAGAACGTGCACAAAACAACTCGGTAGATGTGGAAGAGAATACGCCCAGCGAGCCGGCAAAGGATCCGCAGCCGAAAAATGAGACCACCGTGGAAATCGAAAGTGAATCAACACGACCACCGACAAGTGAGATCACGTAA
- the LOC126763054 gene encoding uncharacterized protein LOC126763054 isoform X3 — protein MPTRRSGGATVRRKHSIGNLRRAHPASGATWNVQVVRGKMSSKCLWHACRALVLGLTLMLLGAGMATIGYYADHLSTNSELRGNATVRVKNDLKGFHLNNLSYVGPIVMGFGGFIVVASCVMTFEARDSAAKVVPARFRAGASGSKTTVRSNQSSATSQRRAVGIQLQSSRWDQQFGVFRTSPAEPPPQTTPQPFDRDALTAELVKFSKSLRSSTMSDSSYSGRWTARCASMASRASSIDSRRIQVDLHSPEVLPKSILRSPKRYSSGPSATPSVEKEFRSQLSVCSEPPAPIHQLSGQSSLEPCFPEELIDNTEEKPCTNINGVALSPDALNVAIQTISMTTPNHVEELPPPQPPKKLNSILKKPRPDTLCLATNTKSAVVSEINKSLCRSNSSRTFYRPKPQLPNELDDSIFYIRSSSERQSIDSNELYDSVQVINERRTTLLRAESEAALYNVKKASSFSLLAEIPERAQNNSVDVEENTPSEPAKDPQPKNETTVEIESESTRPPTSEIT, from the exons ATGCCTACGCGACGGTCGGGCGGCGCCACTGTGCGACGCAAGCACTCAATTGGAAATTTGCGTCGCGCTCATCCCGCCTCGGGTGCCACATGGAATGTGCAAGTGGTACGTGGTAAAATGTCATCTAAGTGCCTTTGGCATGCTTGTCGCGCACTTGTGCTGGGTCTGACGCTGATGCTGCTCGGCGCCGGTATGGCTACGATAG GTTATTATGCGGACCACCTTTCTACGAACTCTGAGCTGCGTGGTAATGCGACAGTGAGAGTCAAGAATGACTTGAAGGGCTTCCATCTCAACAACCTCTCTTACGTCGGACCGATTGTAATGGGTTTCGGAGGTTTCATTGTCGTTGCTTCGTGCGTTATGACATTTGAGGCGCGTGACTCGGCGGCAAAAGTGGTGCCAGCGCGTTTTCGTGCCGGTGCCAGTGGCAGCAAGACAACGGTGCGTAGTAATCAGAGCAGCGCAACTTCACAGCGACGCGCCGTTG GCATACAATTGCAGTCCTCGCGCTGGGATCAACAGTTTGGTGTGTTTCGCACATCCCCAGCTGAGCCGCCACCGCAGACCACACCGCAGCCCTTCGATCGTGACGCGCTTACCGCGGAGCtagtcaaattttcaaaatcgctCAG AAGTTCTACTATGTCAGACTCATCGTACAGTGGCCGCTGGACGGCACGTTGCGCTTCCATGGCAAGTCGCGCATCAAGTATCGATTCACGACGTATTCAAGTAGATCTGCATAGCCCCGAGGTATTGCCGAAATCCATACTGCGTTCACCGAAGCGCTACAGCTCTGGACCATCTGCCACTCCGTCGGTTGAAAAAGAGTTCAG AAGCCAGCTAAGTGTCTGCTCAGAACCACCCGCTCCCATACACCAGCTTTCTGGTCAATCGAGCTTAGAACCTTGTTTCCCCGAAGAACTCATAGATAACACGGAAGAAAAACCATGTACCAACATTAATGGGGTCGCATTGTCACCAGATGCACTAAACGTGGCCATACAAACCATATCCATGACAACCCCAAACCATGTAGAAGAACTACCACCACCACAGCCACCCAAGAAATTAAATAGCATTCTAAAGAAACCACGCCCCGACACACTTTGCCTCGCAACCAATACAAAATCCGCCGTAGTAAGTGAGATCAATAAATCTCTTTGCCGCAGCAACTCCTCGCGCACTTTCTATAGACCCAAACCACAACTGCCCAACGAACTGGACGACAGCATCTTCTACATACGTTCCTCTAGCGAACGACAAAGCATCGATAGTAACGAGCTCTACGATTCAGTGCAAGTTATAAATGAAAGACGAACAACGCTGCTGAGAGCGGAGAGTGAAGCTGCGCTCTATAATGTGAAAAAAGCGAGCAGTTTCTCACTGCTAGCCGAGATACCAGAACGTGCACAAAACAACTCGGTAGATGTGGAAGAGAATACGCCCAGCGAGCCGGCAAAGGATCCGCAGCCGAAAAATGAGACCACCGTGGAAATCGAAAGTGAATCAACACGACCACCGACAAGTGAGATCACGTAA